Proteins from a single region of Hermetia illucens chromosome 3, iHerIll2.2.curated.20191125, whole genome shotgun sequence:
- the LOC119652063 gene encoding octopamine receptor beta-1R-like produces MQICEFKVNKSYAIISSSVSFWLPGIVMISMYYKIYQEADRQERMLYRSKVAALLLDKHLQINHIPIPRPSVQMEQTTISSMRRERKAVRTLGIIMSAFLLCWYGFYGKYITSSLCDECETPKIVVGILFWIGYFNSALNPIIYAYFNREFRAAFKKTLTSCCPYQLMNCKVSDGVDLPPYMHSTASSEIHMNIIRSRNYSSSNQLQQ; encoded by the exons ATGCAA ATATGTGAATTTAAGGTTAACAAATCATATGCAATCATTAGCTCATCGGTAAGTTTTTGGCTACCAGGAATTGTCATGATTTCAATGTACTACAAAATATATCAGGAGGCCGATAGGCAAGAGAGGATGCTGTACAG ATCCAAGGTGGCTGCACTCCTTCTAGACAAACATCTACAGATCAATCACATCCCAATTCCCAGACCAAGTGTTCAAATGGAGCAGACTACAATATCGTCTATGAGGAGGGAAAGAAAGGCTGTACGTACACTTGGTATTATCATGAGTGCGTTCCTTCTATGCTGGTATGGCTTTTATGGTAA GTATATAACGAGTTCCCTATGTGATGAGTGTGAAACACCAAAAATCGTCGTTGGAATACTGTTTTGGATAGGTTATTTCAACTCAGCCCTTAATCCAATTATCTACGCATATTTCAATCGAGAGTTTCGAGCCGCATTCAAAAAGACACTGACG TCTTGCTGTCCATACCAATTAATGAACTGTAAAGTAAGCGATGGGGTCGATTTACCACCGTACATGCATTCCACAGCATCATCCGAAATTCATATGAACATAATCCGATCAAGAAACTATTCGTCTTCCAATCAACTGCAGCAATAA